The DNA window AGCGAGGAATACTACAAACAACACATACATGATTGGATGAACTTCTCTTCCATGACCTCTTATCAGTTTGGTTAATGGGTAAAGAATAAATCCTAGAGCAATACCTGTGGCAATGCTAAAAGTCAATGGCATTAGTACAGCCGTAAGAAATGCAGGAACAGCTTCCTCTAATTTACTCCATTCAATTTTGCCAAGGCTGGAAGCCATCAACACCCCTACGATAATTAAAGCAGGAGCTGTGACAGCCGCCGTAACAACTGATAATAACGGATAGAAAAATAGCGAAACAAGGAATAATCCTGCTGTAACAACTGAAGCAAAACCAGTTCTTCCTCCAGCAGCGACCCCGGAAGAGGATTCAATGTAAGAGGTTACTGTAGAGGTTCCAAAGATTGCTCCCACGATTGTAGCAACTGAATCAGCTCCAAGCGCTCTTCCTACCCGAGGCATGACATTATTCTTTAAGAAGCCGGCTTGACTTGCCACACCAACCAATGTTCCAGCCGTATCAAAAAAATCTACAAATAGGAAGGTAAATATAACCACTAGCATGTCGGGTGTAAAAAATCCAGCTGAGAATAAGGGTCCAAATAATGCTCCAAAGGTAGGTGAAACATCAGGGATTGCACCAATAACACCAGTTGGCAGGCTGACCAAATTAAAGAACATTCCAATTACAGAGGTAATAACCATTCCGTAAAAAATGCCGCCATTCACCCCTCTAACCATTAAACCGGCGGTTATGATTAAACCTACAATAGCTAACAAAGTATTGCCTTCAGAAAGATTACCCAAACTAACAAATGTTGCTTCATTAGCCACAATAATCCCCGCATTTTTCATGCCGATAAAGGCGATAAACAACCCAATACCTGCTGATGCCGCATACTTTAATCCCACAGGAATCGCATTGATAATCGTCTCTCGAATTTTTGTCAAGGTTAAAATAAAAAATACAATGCCGGAAATAAATACGCCTGCTAATGCAGACTGCCACGGAATACCCATTCCAAGGACAACGACAAATGTAAAAAATGCATTCAATCCCATACCGGGTGCGAGGGCAATCGGGTATTTAGCCCATAAACCCATAATCAACGTACCAATAGCCGCTGCAACTGCGGTTGCAACAAACACGGCACCTTTGTCCATACCTGCATTAGAGAGCATATCGGGATTAACAAACAATATGTATGCCATAGACAAAAACGTGGTTAACCCAGCGATGGTCTCTCTTCGGTAATTTGTGCCGTGCTCAGCAAATCCAAAAAACT is part of the Microaerobacter geothermalis genome and encodes:
- a CDS encoding NCS2 family permease yields the protein MSKFFGFAEHGTNYRRETIAGLTTFLSMAYILFVNPDMLSNAGMDKGAVFVATAVAAAIGTLIMGLWAKYPIALAPGMGLNAFFTFVVVLGMGIPWQSALAGVFISGIVFFILTLTKIRETIINAIPVGLKYAASAGIGLFIAFIGMKNAGIIVANEATFVSLGNLSEGNTLLAIVGLIITAGLMVRGVNGGIFYGMVITSVIGMFFNLVSLPTGVIGAIPDVSPTFGALFGPLFSAGFFTPDMLVVIFTFLFVDFFDTAGTLVGVASQAGFLKNNVMPRVGRALGADSVATIVGAIFGTSTVTSYIESSSGVAAGGRTGFASVVTAGLFLVSLFFYPLLSVVTAAVTAPALIIVGVLMASSLGKIEWSKLEEAVPAFLTAVLMPLTFSIATGIALGFILYPLTKLIRGHGREVHPIMYVLFVVFLAYFIWLR